Proteins encoded within one genomic window of Ammonifex degensii KC4:
- a CDS encoding tetratricopeptide repeat protein: MEKESGFKRFVAEQQARLNENPECATSLYNLGVMALQEGRLEEAEDYFLEAIQNGLRMFEAWVNLGYIYFKRGELEKVIEANKAAIEIEPRYSRGYANLGFAYLQLERTEEAISALEKALELEPRMAQAWCNLVSAYLQKGDIDKAIEVGKTAVEVAPDFGLAHNNLACAYYLKGDYERAAEHLELALKYQFPVHPEFQEAMKPYLKRGKEE; this comes from the coding sequence ATGGAAAAGGAAAGTGGCTTCAAAAGATTTGTGGCTGAGCAACAGGCCAGGCTGAACGAGAATCCGGAGTGCGCCACCTCACTTTACAATCTGGGAGTCATGGCTTTGCAGGAAGGGCGCCTGGAAGAGGCGGAGGATTATTTCTTAGAGGCTATCCAGAACGGGCTGAGAATGTTCGAGGCCTGGGTTAACCTAGGTTACATCTACTTCAAGCGGGGAGAGTTGGAGAAGGTCATCGAGGCCAATAAAGCCGCTATAGAGATCGAGCCGCGCTACTCGCGCGGTTACGCTAACCTAGGTTTTGCTTACTTGCAGCTTGAGCGCACGGAGGAGGCCATTTCGGCCCTGGAAAAGGCCCTAGAGCTGGAGCCCAGGATGGCTCAGGCCTGGTGCAACCTGGTGAGCGCCTACCTGCAGAAGGGGGATATCGATAAGGCGATAGAAGTAGGTAAGACCGCTGTAGAGGTGGCTCCTGATTTTGGGCTGGCCCACAACAACCTGGCCTGCGCTTACTATCTAAAAGGGGACTACGAGCGGGCCGCCGAGCACCTGGAGTTGGCGCTCAAATATCAGTTTCCCGTTCACCCGGAGTTTCAAGAAGCCATGAAGCCTTACCTTAAGCGGGGGAAGGAAGAATGA